One Pichia kudriavzevii chromosome 3, complete sequence genomic window carries:
- a CDS encoding uncharacterized protein (PKUD0C05680; similar to Saccharomyces cerevisiae YDL101C (DUN1); ancestral locus Anc_2.352) — MSLNRIDMLQPGKKRQLKVSLGDPRLDFKESSAQEQNELERSTKRPKITNMAVFATLHSLNSSKYEDVNIPYKQLISIGRSSSKNNDIIIRENDCSSLHCQFVIGESLNNRSLILVKDFSSNGTYINDVIVGRNNSALLRDGDKISFASSLHFIVSYHDAFRSDVSSFFDEYILTNKVLGTGHYAQVKEARNRKTGVVCAVKIFNPTNISEDANQLNRELEILMNLNHPNIVGFYDKYIEPVNINSMTTFLVLEKVNGGELFNRIVTKGKLGQEETKEITRQLLQGLEYLHSKDIVHRDLKPENILLSIIPTRPNQKYKQPWDEGELSVQVKIADFGLAKSIGKFQFTTTLCGTPAYVAPEVLANSQYRKYNKSVDMWSVGVLLYVCLCGFPPFSEELGPPSMRQQILEAKFAFYSPYWDEIDDIALDLISRLLVVNPDKRLTVEQATLHPWFRQRHGRNECVDTQETVDTQEKYFDDIVSLKARQLSIRIPASSAGYPCEPITIQERVNTGLTDDKIVERFCKFNHKNDADSDMAM, encoded by the coding sequence ATGTCATTAAATAGGATAGATATGCTACAGCCGGGTAAGAAGAGACAGCTAAAAGTATCTCTTGGCGATCCAAGGCTTGATTTTAAAGAGTCCAGTGCTcaagaacaaaatgaaCTGGAACGCTCTACCAAACGCCCAAAGATAACTAATATGGCAGTGTTTGCAACCTTACATAGTTTGAACAGCTCGAAATATGAAGATGTAAATATACCATACAAACAGCTTATAAGCATTGGAAGATCATCTTCTAAGAATAATGATATTATAATACGGGAAAATGATTGTTCATCTTTGCACTGTCAATTTGTAATTGGTGAAAGCTTAAACAACAGAAGTTTAATCTTAGTAAAAGATTTTAGCTCAAATGGAACATACATAAATGATGTTATAGTGGGAAGAAATAACTCAGCTTTACTCAGAGATGGTGATAAGATCTCATTTGCATCCAGTTTGCATTTTATTGTTAGCTATCACGACGCGTTCAGATCGGATGTCAGTTCGTTCTTTGATGAATATATTTTGACCAATAAAGTGCTAGGAACGGGTCATTATGCTCAGGTTAAAGAAGCTCGGAATAGGAAAACTGGGGTTGTGTGTGCTGTGAAGATCTTCAATCCAACAAACATAAGTGAAGATGCTAATCAACTAAATAGGGAACTAGAAATATTAATGAACCTAAATCACCCCAATATTGTGGGATTTTACGATAAATATATCGAGCCAGTTAACATCAATTCTATGACAACATTTTTGGTCCTTGAGAAAGTTAATGGTGGCGAATTGTTTAATAGAATCGTGACTAAAGGAAAACTGGGTCAAGAGGAGACAAAGGAAATAACCAGGCAACTTCTACAAGGATTAGAATATTTACATTCAAAGGATATTGTTCATCGTGACCTGAAGCCAGAGAATATCTTGTTAAGCATTATTCCAACCAGGCCCAAccaaaaatacaaacaacCATGGGATGAAGGAGAGTTGTCTGTGCAAGTGAAAATAGCAGACTTTGGTTTGGCAAAGTCAATTGGAAAGTTTCAGTTTACAACAACTTTATGTGGAACTCCAGCCTATGTTGCGCCTGAGGTGCTAGCCAATTCACAGTATAGGAAATATAACAAGTCGGTCGATATGTGGTCTGTTGGTGTATTGTTATATGTTTGTCTCTGTGGATTTCCACCGTTTAGTGAAGAGTTAGGGCCACCTTCAATGAGACAACAGATATTAGAAGCAAAATTTGCATTTTATTCACCTTACTgggatgaaattgatgatattgcCCTTGACCTTATCAGTAGATTATTAGTGGTCAACCCAGATAAAAGACTGACAGTTGAACAAGCAACGCTTCATCCGTGGTTTCGACAGAGACATGGGAGGAACGAGTGTGTAGATACTCAAGAGACTGTGGATACACAAGAAAAGTATTTTGACGACATAGTTTCTTTAAAGGCCAGACAATTATCAATACGTATACCCGCTTCTTCCGCAGGTTATCCTTGCGAGCCCATAACCATTCAAGAGCGTGTAAATACGGGACTGACTGATGAtaaaattgttgaaaggTTTTGTAAATTCAATCATAAAAACGATGCAGACAGTGATATGGCAATGTGA
- a CDS encoding uncharacterized protein (PKUD0C05667; Pfam Domains: VHS(2.5e-12)) — protein sequence MGIFSSHQFTTVSEIIYLCCSLLMLGDDNVLETQVGLLIEAIRTQNHSKEPGALEAARAIRKKLKYGTPREQVIALKILDLLVLNGIEKDFITPLFNDDKLIDRLAFYLIDDIEPVDFSSIYLNPRKREDSRTMIKHRKVCVIAKYIMGQWHVEYRSNPCLEYFNSIYERSMERNKTMSNKSNGGCTFKVRSYDNIPGFINDDTDLERYTDLYYKTPTELSPLEQQQQRQ from the coding sequence ATGGGTATATTTAGTTCTCATCAATTTACAACAGTATCCGAGATAATTTACTTGTGTTGTTCCCTACTCATGCTTGGTGACGACAATGTCCTTGAGACGCAGGTAGGTTTACTAATTGAAGCAATCAGGACGCAGAATCATTCGAAAGAACCTGGTGCACTCGAAGCCGCACGTGCCATAAGGAAAAAGTTGAAGTATGGTACTCCACGGGAACAAGTAATAGCTTTGAAAATACTCGATTTGCTGGTACTTAATGGGATCGAAAAAGATTTTATTACACCCCTGTTTAATGATGACAAATTGATCGATAGACTGGCGTTTTATCTTATCGATGACATCGAACCTGTAGACTTTAGTAGCATCTATTTGAATCCACGGAAAAGGGAAGATTCCAGGACCATGATTAAACATAGAAAAGTTTGTGTAATAGCCAAATACATTATGGGTCAATGGCATGTTGAGTATCGCTCTAACCCCTGTTTGGAATATTTTAATAGTATCTATGAACGTTCTatggaaagaaacaaaacgATGAGTAACAAAAGCAACGGGGGGTGTACTTTTAAGGTAAGGAGTTATGACAATATTCCAGGAttcatcaatgatgatACAGATTTGGAAAGATATACTGACTTATACTATAAAACTCCAACTGAACTTAGCCCGCTGgaacaacagcaacaacgACAATAG
- a CDS encoding uncharacterized protein (PKUD0C05660; similar to Saccharomyces cerevisiae YCL051W (LRE1) and YDR528W (HLR1); ancestral locus Anc_1.15), translated as MSMLNDTYAGTCAPSLAEPIAIPINNSATSGINPNGSSTGTPTTSANTLTFNNDTGIRKDPSEHLDTSNRNILAPPNNVPKRGHRHRRSAAISGDFDTSTFLQPPTSNLNSHSLSKSLPSSPIRNSSNGNSINDLLLESSSPNKYSPCMANSAFSNLHNNINNNNNSNNNKFNPSSNLSSTPIKLYLTEETRFSDSNSNIPDAMIDLDDINHRPFNSSSLPTSSTGNQLFPSLNLPPLTPTNQSTIKFSHHLPKHSILCSPKKQDVMIVEEITEENNTFHLEDDSFIDDLEDNDSSYENLLPNSASQNDYHSMLMSKHLNNSLTSIPTKNSQTSSLASSTSNQQILTSSSSPNPFSNVNTPSISSLKGKVRYQSYYTQNYNYNYNYNLPSTPKNNSQPPFTQRLNNSTSMSPIKPSIKSPFRYQTLQYDLPDNFHTENHQLDIDIHVSSDCDLSREGEAVEQEKDQEEKDGENTKGRNKNSKTRNSDLNSVQNLSLDSNSNTHISSSSTLNLSTNSNSNSKSKEKIGTSNSIKLNHKHERSNSFFSILSKKISHHKRKSSTISNYTEKSIIEQQTNDELLGLNTFNDSTLNEDYTITPDCLGEPGPMIEISSNEINKQTHSSSPLSISTSSSNARPNNASDNHYTKHYQKQSSSHKHNSSHNHSHSHSLSHANTKTHHHKKGLFGWMIKKKDRVHSQ; from the coding sequence ATGTCCATGCTTAACGATACCTACGCAGGTACGTGTGCTCCCTCGTTAGCCGAACCAATAGCAATACCTATTAATAATAGCGCCACAAGTGGTATTAATCCAAATGGAAGTAGTACAGGCACACCTACCACATCCGCTAACACCCTAACCTTTAATAATGATACTGGAATTAGGAAAGATCCATCAGAACATCTCGATACCTCAAATAGAAATATCTTAGCTCCTCCTAATAACGTTCCCAAACGTGGTCATAGACATCGAAGGTCGGCTGCCATATCGGGTGATTTCGATACTTCTACATTTCTACAACCTCCAACAAGTAATTTAAATTCCCATTCTTTATCGAAATCTTTACCTTCATCCCCAATAAGAAACTCGTCTAATGGGAATTCCATCAACGATTTATTATTAGAATCTTCATCGCCTAATAAATATAGTCCTTGCATGGCAAATTCAGCTTTTTCGAATCTTCAcaataatatcaacaacaacaataatagtaataataataagTTCAATCCCTCTTCGAATTTATCTTCCACACCAATTAAACTCTACCTAACTGAAGAAACTAGGTTCTCggattcaaattcaaatatacCTGATGCTATGATAGATTTAGATGATATAAATCACCGTCCTTTCAATTCGTCATCTTTACCAACTAGTTCAACTGGTAACCAACTTTTCCCCTCCTTGAATTTACCACCTTTGACACCAACTAATCAATCCACCATCAAGTTCTCTCATCATTTACCAAAACATTCGATACTTTGTTCCCCTAAAAAGCAAGACGTCATGATTGTCGAAGAAATAACCGAAGAGAATAACACTTTTCATTTGGAAGATGACTCCTTTATTGATGACTTGGAAGATAACGACAGTAGCTATGAAAACTTGTTGCCCAATTCAGCTTCACAAAACGATTATCATTCAATGCTAATGTCCAAACATTTGAATAATTCTTTGACTTCAATTCCAACCAAAAATTCACAAACATCCTCATTGGCCTCGTCAACTTCCAATCAACAGATTCTAACTTCAAGCTCAAGTCCAAatcctttttcaaatgttaaCACCCCTTCAATCTCCTCTCTTAAGGGAAAAGTTAGATACCAATCATATTACACCCAAAACTACAATTATAATTACAATTATAATCTACCGTCAACTCCAAAAAATAATTCTCAACCACCGTTCACTCAAAGATTAAACAATTCGACTTCAATGTCTCCAATTAAGCCCTCAATCAAATCTCCGTTTAGGTACCAAACCCTTCAATACGATCTGCCAGACAACTTCCACACGGAAAATCACCAACTAGATATTGACATTCATGTGAGTAGTGATTGTGATCTTAgcagagaaggagaagcaGTTGAGCAAGAAAAAgaccaagaagaaaaagatggTGAAAATACGAAAgggagaaacaaaaacagcaaGACTAGAAATTCTGATTTGAATTCCGTTCAAAATCTATCTCTAGACTCGAACTCAAACACACACATAAGTTCAAGTTCaacattgaatttgtcaaCCAACTCAAACTCTAACTCTAAGtcgaaagaaaaaattggcaCTTCTAACAGTATTAAATTAAATCATAAGCACGAACGGTCGAACTCCTTTTTCTCTATACTCTCAAAAAAGATATCCCATCATAAACGTAAATCCTCAACTATTTCAAATTATACGGAGAAATCAATTATCGAACAGCAAACTAATGATGAGCTTTTGGGCCTGAATACATTCAATGATTCAACTTTAAATGAAGACTATACAATCACTCCTGATTGTTTAGGCGAACCCGGTCCAATGATAGAAATCTCttcaaatgaaatcaataagCAGACTCATTCATCCTCTCCCTTGTCGATTTCCACATCTTCCTCAAATGCAAGACCAAACAATGCAAGCGATAATCACTACACTAAGCATTACCAAAAGCAATCATCTTCCCACAAACACAATTCTAGTCACAACCATAGCCATAGCCACAGTCTTAGCCATGCCAATACTAAAACGCATCATCATAAGAAGGGCTTATTTGGCTGgatgataaagaaaaaagacAGGGTACACTCTCAATGA
- a CDS encoding uncharacterized protein (PKUD0C05690; similar to Saccharomyces cerevisiae YMR234W (RNH1); ancestral locus Anc_8.766), translated as MTKYYAVKNGRTKGIYTDWNSCSNQVKGYSGSQYKSFKTKAEADAYLNSFSSVPPSLRPNISLASCRSLRSSPQPYLTPSISTKPFTHSKVEIYTDGASKNNQKAKTGGSKAGYGVYYGPDDPRNYSGRVTGEQTNNRGELQGILHALENSYEEVKNGKKNTYVIHTDSQYSKEAITNWGKAWEKNGWKTSSGTDVANKDLVKQCRELVKKIEENSGKVEIVKVKGHSGVHGNVMADKLAVDGCFK; from the coding sequence ATGACAAAGTATTATGCGGTTAAAAATGGTAGAACCAAAGGTATATACACAGACTGGAACTCTTGTTCCAATCAGGTAAAGGGCTATTCTGGTAGTCAGTACAAGTCTTTCAAAACAAAGGCTGAAGCAGATGCATATTtaaattcattttcatcagttCCTCCATCTTTAAGGCCCAATATATCATTGGCTAGTTGTCGCAGTTTACGCAGCTCACCCCAACCTTATCTAACACCTAGCATCAGTACAAAACCCTTTACTCATTCAAAGGTTGAGATTTACACAGATGGTGCATCCAAAAACAACCAGAAAGCTAAAACCGGAGGTTCAAAGGCAGGTTATGGTGTTTATTACGGTCCAGATGATCCCAGAAATTACAGTGGTCGTGTCACTGGTGAACAGACTAACAACAGAGGTGAACTGCAGGGTATCTTGCATGCACTAGAGAATTCATatgaagaagttaaaaaCGGCAAGAAAAATACGTATGTTATTCATACAGATTCTCAATATTCAAAGGAGGCTATTACCAACTGGGGCAAAGCATGGGAGAAAAACGGTTGGAAAACTAGTAGTGGCACCGATGTTGCCAACAAAGACCTGGTTAAGCAATGTCGTGAACTGGTGAAGAAGATAGAAGAGAATTCTGGGAAGGTGGAAATCGTTAAAGTGAAAGGCCACTCGGGAGTCCATGGTAACGTTATGGCCGATAAACTTGCCGTTGACGGatgtttcaaataa
- a CDS encoding uncharacterized protein (PKUD0C05665) has translation MKNQFSNSSFLAAAQNNVSTLIVKPNSKSLNIVLDTCVTQIKKIDEPKIINRNKKQKISAQNSEGEFITKLRALTRRHYLDHTKLNEEMPGFELNFSIGECDRAAAIELLHSWLGDNTTKLLKNFSVELMVQFTNRLRHLLNCYCYIDSRVSIFTSAETLGNLLAKSKITSICKHPQIKNEIEKRFETALTKKDMVENCSLFELYKSCEYLHLLATEMGMPMFPYLILDHDVDVERIIFSLCTVSPYGEELHVAPVLNSIHKFNWKLINKIINTAEFYDFFAISRELDVTKFMNSFSEKTMNKHIIPLIKENITKWALDKFTAGQHETIEKACDNFHYLVNDHSLFEFSDAAVNQMWKYLYEKLKADEEMDYVKIMSPIVKNFKSIDTTLRFLKEKLCGFAHKNLFTLDHCKNYGNVVSLMEFLLDAQKDRYEALSQTDHYYLTIENLKQFSKVTIEESDGIIYELRELYYSPSQRHNESVNDSYNTHFGVKKNWKVNKPLRVRKNLKAFISKLNVREPKRKHLFNNRYQLVEMNVNMDNGETIFLKCTPFIVSILLAFENQTVIDYKSLMRLTKLSQRVFRDHIKKLVHHGFINIEGSSLIFRQNNKGIAKNLTIT, from the coding sequence ATGAAAAACCAATTCAGtaattcatcatttttaGCAGCAGCTCAAAATAATGTGTCCACTCTGATAGTAAAACCAAACTCTAAATCATTAAATATAGTGCTGGACACTTGTGTCACACAAATTAAGAAGATAGACGAGCCAAAAATTATCAacagaaataaaaaacagaaaatcTCTGCACAAAACAGTGAAGGAGAATTCATAACTAAGTTGAGGGCTTTGACACGAAGACACTATTTGGATCATACAAAACTGAATGAGGAAATGCCTGGATTTGAACTCAATTTTTCCATAGGTGAGTGTGATCGAGCTGCAGCAATAGAACTTCTACATTCTTGGCTTGGTGACAACACTACTAAGCTactcaaaaatttcagcGTCGAACTGATGGTACAGTTTACTAATAGACTGAGACACTTATTGAATTGCTATTGCTACATTGACTCGAGAGTTTCTATATTTACAAGTGCTGAGACCTTAGGTAACTTATTGgctaaatcaaaaataacTTCAATATGTAAGCATCCTCAAATTAAAAacgaaattgaaaaaaggTTTGAAACAGCATTAACTAAAAAGGATATGGTTGAGAACTGTTCACTTTTTGAGCTCTATAAGAGCTGTGAATATCTGCATCTACTAGCAACTGAGATGGGAATGCCAATGTTCCCGTATCTTATACTTGACCATGATGTTGACGTTGAAAgaattattttttctttatgCACAGTATCGCCCTATGGCGAGGAACTACATGTAGCCCCAGTACTTAATAGTATTCATAAATTCAATTGGAAATTGATTAATAAAATTATAAATACGGCAGAATTTTATGActtttttgcaatttctaGAGAACTTGATGTTACGAAATTCATGAATTCCTTCTCtgagaaaacaatgaaTAAGCATATCATTCCACTTATTAAAGAGAACATTACGAAATGGGCTTTAGATAAATTTACCGCTGGTCAGCAtgaaacaattgaaaaagctTGTGATAATTTCCATTATCTTGTTAACGACCATTCACTTTTTGAGTTTAGTGATGCGGCTGTGAACCAGATGTGGAAGTATCTCTATGAAAAACTAAAagctgatgaagaaatggattATGTGAAGATTATGTCCCCAATAGtgaagaatttcaaaagcaTCGATACTACTCTGCGATTTCTGAAAGAAAAGCTATGTGGGTTTGCGCATAAGAATCTCTTCACATTGGATCATTGTAAAAACTATGGTAACGTGGTTTCTTTAATGGAATTTTTATTAGATGCACAGAAAGATCGGTATGAGGCTCTCTCCCAAACCGACCATTACTATTTgactattgaaaatttgaagcaATTCTCAAAAGTAACTATTGAAGAGAGTGATGGTATAATTTATGAGCTCAGAGAACTATACTATTCTCCTAGCCAACGGCATAATGAATCTGTAAATGATAGCTATAACACTCATTTCGgagtgaagaagaattggaaagTGAATAAACCTTTGCGTGTTAGGAAAAATCTCAAGGCGTTCATTAGTAAACTCAACGTTCGTGaaccaaaaagaaagcaCTTGTTTAACAATCGTTACCAATTAGTGGAAATGAACGTAAATATGGATAATGGGGaaacaatatttttgaaatgcACACCTTTCATAGTTAGTATCCTACTTGCATTTGAAAACCAGACTGTTATAGACTATAAATCATTGATGAGACTTACAAAATTAAGTCAAAGAGTTTTCAGGGACCATATAAAGAAGCTAGTACATCAtggtttcatcaacattgaAGGTTCCTCTCTCATATTTCGACAAAATAATAAAGGTATCGCTAAGAATTTAACAATTActtaa
- a CDS encoding uncharacterized protein (PKUD0C05663), which yields MGFASKFVKEKPIFTSLISTTKDDLTEDSKLGQEEWISQLKHKIEADHSDVSAQSVRVLKKLKYELDIQRVYEKSARFMDELYLNTSNNFQSETSDYPLYEFFERCSKIIDEKYSKYYPYANGISDIKTLGYEKRFRLNDKEISCKLGDAGYPESQFKYIKCMAFMKYCIEPGNDRLFAISSPKLRLMNKSIVALCEDMKKIVRNVGNIQDNYEKITRFFKFCSMLQRSTEMNILSLFAKAYSHVCTEVCEDLRNIGGCEIMLKRAQQYSDKLESIEHEFKIKLEFDITKVHNKSILYYENVDLISQLFEDLIMGYIEADRDMIQRQITSYEKLEWPFQPIELAFKNAIVRKIMQVPIPHANRLKDWVSYIDKLLKLNNIFAFLKVPSIRLEKQFGLLLQEKWNKISDKDLTGHLAHYFDYKLKNLPRYKDRNKLENELKFLTSCIKYHISNFSLSERVKFQRRYIAMYVQRMISTLFEADFNIYINISDCENEVIDAMVKYLDIKEISEIQDNFMKSYDYFKQYNTLTGSFIIGLPKEYGVEDTEKMALPLHMGLELKEYKRWIRDKLRINKKFKLELNNWMSRVEIDYTTDTGGTARIDCNLYQGMILRLFDEERDEELAADAISEKLNIIDGNVTLKNLRMLSDEKAPILKETGGKWSINKEFAVTEKQKTNGIYIR from the coding sequence ATGGGATTTGCCTCTAAATTTGTGAAAGAGAAACCTATTTTTACTTCGCTTATATCGACAACCAAAGATGATCTTACCGAGGATTCCAAACTTGGGCAGGAGGAATGGATTAGTCAACTGAAACATAAAATTGAGGCTGACCACAGTGATGTATCTGCCCAATCTGTAAGAGtattgaagaagctaaaaTATGAGTTAGACATTCAAAGAGTATATGAGAAATCAGCTAGATTTATGGATGAGCTTTATTTGAATACATCTAATAATTTCCAATCAGAAACAAGTGACTATCCGCtttatgaattttttgaGAGGTGCTCTAAAATTATAGACGAAAAGTATTCTAAATATTACCCATACGCAAATGGAATATCTGATATAAAGACCTTGGGATATGAGAAAAGGTTTCGTCTTAATGATAAGGAAATATCATGTAAACTAGGAGATGCTGGATACCCCGAATCTCAGTTTAAATATATTAAATGTATGGCATTTATGAAATATTGTATCGAACCAGGTAACGATCGATTGTTTGCTATTTCATCGCCTAAATTGAGGCTAATGAACAAAAGTATAGTTGCGCTGTGTGAGGACATGAAAAAGATTGTTCGAAATGTGGGGAATATCCAAGATAATTATGAAAAGATTACAAGGTTTTTTAAGTTTTGTAGCATGTTACAAAGGTCAACTGAAATGAATATACTTTCATTATTTGCAAAGGCTTATTCACATGTATGTACTGAAGTGTGCGAGGATTTGCGGAATATTGGAGGTTGTGAGATAATGTTGAAGAGAGCTCAACAATATTCAGATAAGCTAGAATCCATTGAACATGAATTTAAGATTAAACTGGAGTTTGACATAACCAAGGTTCACAATAAATCTATATTATACTATGAAAATGTAGATCTGATTTCCCAATTGTTTGAGGACTTGATTATGGGCTACATTGAAGCAGATCGGGATATGATCCAAAGACAAATTACGAGctatgaaaaattggagTGGCCATTTCAGCCAATTGAGCTTGCATTTAAAAATGCCATTGTTAGAAAGATTATGCAAGTTCCTATACCACATGCCAATAGATTGAAAGACTGGGTTTCTTATATTGATAAGCTGCTAAAGTTGAATAACATCTTTGCATTTCTAAAAGTTCCAAGCATACGACTTGAGAAACAATTTGGTTTACTACtacaagaaaaatggaacaAGATCTCAGATAAGGATTTGACTGGACATTTGGCACATTATTTTGATtacaagttgaaaaatctaCCTAGGTATAAAGATAGAAACAAATTAGAGAATGAGCTGAAATTCTTAACCAGTTGTATCAAATACCATATCTCTAATTTTTCACTATCGGAAAGAGTCAAATTTCAAAGGCGGTATATAGCAATGTATGTTCAGCGAATGATAAGTACTTTGTTTGAGGCAGATTTTAATATATACATAAATATCAGTGACTGCGAGAATGAAGTTATAGATGCGATGGTGAAATATCTagatatcaaagaaatatcaGAGATACAAGATAACTTCATGAAAAGCTATGACTATTTCAAGCAGTACAATACACTAACTGGGTCTTTCATTATTGGATTGCCCAAGGAATATGGTGTTGAAGATACTGAGAAAATGGCATTGCCACTTCACATGGGGTTGGAGTTGAAGGAATACAAGAGATGGATAAGAGACAAATTGAGAATAAATAAGAAATTCAAGCTAGAGTTAAACAATTGGATGTCTCGAGTTGAAATAGATTATACAACGGATACCGGTGGTACTGCTAGGATAGACTGTAATCTATATCAGGGgatgattttgagattGTTTGATGAGGAAAGAGATGAAGAACTAGCAGCGGATGCAATCAGTGAGAAGTTAAATATAATTGACGGGAATGTAACCTtaaagaatttgagaatGTTAAGTGATGAGAAAGCTCCGATCTTAAAAGAAACGGGAGGCAAATGGAGTATTAATAAGGAGTTTGCAGTTACTGAGAAGCAAAAAACGAATGGTATATATATTCGATGA
- a CDS encoding uncharacterized protein (PKUD0C05670; similar to Saccharomyces cerevisiae YPR085C (ASA1); ancestral locus Anc_3.391), with protein sequence MFNKSLLATLRLHSSPITCIENFYIPSSLTYINEDDSKSIIFNPTVITADESGLIVWWNLITCRPFGVWKAHNDSVLTVKQLGIKWTQNSEESDFTSPITYDSYGQLLTHSKDGSVKIWKLLDVTSKENLEFTYTGLLKKKVTTEDEMKSVTPPKLFEMPVNTLNFANIDINIENFLITPSTIDSDGFDIYQIDLNMRREHEKLKRVVHDYKLSTPDSEVKITEIEDDQISPMDFTRRCGLGVIMKIKWLDTNTFIIGYESGQIVVYEFAKDEGDFKVKNIFSDASLIGNAITALTFDAMNKKILFGSTGSEVAIMNLDDHQVKTFCTKHKGINDIDTDSSKNTVSLITWDGYTRIYNYDENDVLKFVMKMRRQVPTISTSQEAVDEQNNGIVESSNMQRQRANVLKFTEKQLDPSTNKNIEVEYSNGRSKNIIRRNREKIFSSRYLFVGYQDGKVAVYTIQ encoded by the coding sequence ATGTTCAATAAATCTTTGCTGGCGACACTACGACTGCATAGTTCTCCGATCACATGTATTGAGAATTTCTATATTCCATCATCACTTACGTATATAAATGAGGAtgattcaaaatcaataattttCAATCCAACTGTGATAACTGCTGACGAATCCGGATTGATCGTTTGGTGGAACCTCATCACATGTAGGCCGTTTGGTGTATGGAAAGCCCATAATGATTCTGTTTTGACGGTAAAACAGTTAGGTATTAAGTGGACCCAGAACAGTGAAGAGAGTGACTTTACGTCACCAATCACATATGATTCATACGGCCAATTATTAACACATTCAAAGGATGGGAGTGTAAAGATTTGGAAGTTGCTTGATGTTACGTCAAAGGAAAACTTGGAATTTACATATACCGGTTTactgaagaaaaaggtAACGACAGAGGACGAAATGAAGTCCGTCACACCACCCAAGCTATTTGAAATGCCTGTTAATACCCTGAATTTTGCTAATATTGACATAAACATAGAGAACTTTCTCATCACTCCTTCGACTATAGACTCTGATGGATTTGATATCTATCAGATAGATTTGAACATGAGAAGAgaacatgaaaaattgaaaagagTAGTACATGACTATAAATTAAGCACGCCAGATAGTGAAGTTAAAATTACGGAAATAGAAGATGATCAAATATCACCAATGGACTTCACTAGAAGATGCGGACTTGGTGTTATtatgaaaatcaaatggCTTGACACTAACACTTTTATAATTGGTTATGAAAGTGGACAAATTGTTGTTTATGAATTTGCCAAAGATGAAGGTGACTTTAAAGTTAAGAACATTTTTAGTGATGCATCTTTGATAGGAAACGCTATAACTGCTTTAACATTCGATGCgatgaacaaaaaaatactattTGGCTCGACTGGCAGTGAAGTTGCTATCATGAACCTTGATGACCATCAAGTCAAAACATTTTGTACTAAACATAAAGGCATCAATGATATTGATACTGATTCCTCAAAAAATACTGTCTCTTTGATCACTTGGGATGGATACACGAGAATATACAActatgatgaaaatgatgttttgaaatttgtTATGAAAATGCGTCGACAGGTcccaacaatttcaaccTCACAAGAAGCTGTAGACGAACAAAACAATGGAATAGTCGAGTCTAGCAATATGCAACGTCAACGTGCTAATGTTCTCAAATTCACTGAAAAGCAGCTAGACCCTAGTACgaacaaaaatattgaagtAGAATATTCCAATGGCAGGAgtaaaaatattattagAAGGAATAGGGAAAAGATTTTTTCTAGCAGATATCTGTTTGTCGGGTATCAAGATGGTAAAGTTGCCGTTTACACTATACAATGA